AGCTTCCTGGAGTCCTCGGAACGCACATCGCTCGAGTTCGCGCCGGACGAGGAGATCGAACTCGGTCAGGAGCTCGAGCTCGGCGACACGCGGCTCAAGGTGACCGCGATCGAGGTGAAGGGACGGCGCCTGGACGGCGCGCGCGCCAAGGAGGTGACGACGTTGTGGGCCAAGCGGACGGACCGGGTCCGGGTCAAGTTCAGTGTGAACATGGGGAACCGGACCGTGCCCCACGACGTCCTCGCGAGCCCCGACGAGGAGTTCGAGGTCGGGGACATCGTCGATCTCGGACGGGCGCGGGCCGTGGTCCATCACATCCGCACGCAGCAGCGCACCGTTCACGACGGCCGCGTCCGGGCGGACGAGATTGTGCGGATGTACGGGCGTGTGGTGCGGGAGCGAACGTCACGGTGATCGAATGACTGCAGCTCGCCGTCACCCTGTCTCGAAATCCTCCGCGAGACCGATTCCGGAGGATCCGGTCTCGCCCCTTCAGAGACGCCGTGGAGGA
This genomic window from Thermoplasmata archaeon contains:
- a CDS encoding HVO_0476 family zinc finger protein, encoding MAAPSALVLHCDTCGDTPHRVLRGKVTGKDEVVFEGVVKCSQCGQVRSVVTREPRPIQVPLVISFLESSERTSLEFAPDEEIELGQELELGDTRLKVTAIEVKGRRLDGARAKEVTTLWAKRTDRVRVKFSVNMGNRTVPHDVLASPDEEFEVGDIVDLGRARAVVHHIRTQQRTVHDGRVRADEIVRMYGRVVRERTSR